The Caldicellulosiruptor changbaiensis genome has a segment encoding these proteins:
- the hisF gene encoding imidazole glycerol phosphate synthase subunit HisF: MVAKRIIPCLDVNRGRVVKGINFINLVDAGDPVECAQKYNQLGADELVFLDITASHEERNIMIDVVKKVAERVFIPFTVGGGIRNIEDIRNLLLAGADKVSINSAAVKNPDLINESAKIFGSQCIVVAIDAKRHKDGFHVYINGGRIDTGLDAIKWAREVERRGAGEILLTSMDRDGTKAGYDLELTEAVCSAVNIPVIASGGAGRPQDFLEVFKVGAEAALAASVFHFGEILISDLKQFLKNHNIEVRT; encoded by the coding sequence ATGGTTGCAAAGAGAATTATTCCCTGTCTTGATGTTAATAGAGGAAGAGTTGTGAAAGGCATAAATTTTATAAACCTTGTTGATGCAGGAGACCCTGTTGAATGTGCCCAAAAATATAACCAGCTTGGTGCAGATGAGCTTGTATTTTTGGACATTACAGCCTCACATGAAGAAAGGAATATAATGATTGATGTTGTAAAAAAGGTTGCAGAAAGAGTATTCATTCCTTTTACAGTAGGGGGTGGTATAAGGAATATAGAAGATATCCGAAATTTACTGTTAGCAGGTGCTGATAAAGTTTCAATAAACTCAGCAGCTGTGAAAAATCCTGATTTGATAAATGAATCTGCAAAAATCTTCGGTTCTCAGTGTATTGTTGTTGCAATAGATGCAAAGAGGCACAAAGATGGTTTTCATGTGTACATAAACGGGGGCAGGATTGATACAGGTCTTGATGCTATAAAATGGGCAAGAGAAGTGGAAAGAAGAGGAGCTGGTGAAATTCTTTTGACTTCAATGGACAGAGATGGAACAAAAGCTGGCTATGATTTAGAGTTAACAGAAGCTGTGTGCTCAGCTGTTAATATTCCTGTTATTGCTTCAGGAGGTGCTGGCAGACCTCAGGACTTTTTAGAAGTTTTCAAAGTAGGTGCTGAGGCGGCACTGGCTGCGTCAGTTTTTCATTTTGGTGAGATTTTAATTAGTGATCTGAAGCAGTTTTTGAAAAATCATAATATTGAGGTGAGAACATAA
- the hisD gene encoding histidinol dehydrogenase: protein MKILKDNKELEQFLSNLNSIGYQAVEEIEDKVKKIIADVKLKKDEAVLGYTRLFDCKEFDLEDLIVKEEEIDRAFFECQKEDEKFVQALKLTYENIYQYHLKQKEETWIFTKDDTILGQIVRPLERVGIYVPGGNGSYPSTVLMNSIPAKVAGVKEIIMVTPPDKEKKINKYTLAAAKICGVNKIFKVGGAQAIAALAFGTELIPKVDKIVGPGNIYVAIAKKILFGNVDIDSIAGPSEVLIIADSFANPKYVAADLLSQAEHDTMARSILITTSQDLALEVNKKVDEMLKANPNQIAAQSIERNGVIIIVEDLDDAVEIANRICPEHLELCCKNPEDLIFKIKNAGAIFVGEFSPEPIGDYIAGPNHVLPTSGTARFFSPLGVYDFVKRISLIKYSKEQFLKDAPFAIEIAEKERFLFHANSLKVRLEDV from the coding sequence GTGAAGATATTAAAAGATAATAAAGAATTAGAACAATTTTTAAGCAATTTAAATTCTATTGGTTATCAGGCTGTTGAGGAGATAGAAGACAAAGTTAAAAAAATAATTGCAGACGTGAAATTAAAAAAAGATGAAGCTGTTTTGGGTTATACAAGACTTTTTGACTGTAAAGAATTTGATCTTGAGGATTTAATTGTAAAAGAGGAAGAAATTGATAGAGCTTTTTTTGAATGCCAAAAAGAGGATGAGAAATTTGTGCAAGCTTTAAAATTGACTTATGAAAATATCTATCAATATCACTTAAAACAAAAAGAAGAGACTTGGATTTTTACTAAAGATGATACAATCTTGGGTCAGATAGTGCGGCCGTTAGAAAGAGTTGGAATTTATGTACCAGGTGGTAATGGTTCATACCCTTCAACCGTTTTGATGAATTCTATTCCTGCAAAGGTAGCAGGTGTAAAGGAAATAATTATGGTGACTCCTCCAGACAAAGAGAAGAAGATAAATAAATATACCTTGGCAGCTGCCAAAATATGTGGAGTAAATAAAATTTTTAAAGTTGGAGGAGCGCAAGCAATTGCTGCACTTGCTTTTGGGACAGAGTTGATTCCAAAAGTAGATAAAATTGTTGGACCAGGAAATATTTATGTTGCTATTGCTAAAAAAATTTTGTTTGGAAATGTGGACATTGACTCCATTGCAGGTCCGAGTGAGGTTTTGATTATTGCAGACAGCTTTGCAAACCCCAAATATGTGGCAGCAGATTTGCTATCTCAGGCAGAGCATGACACAATGGCAAGAAGTATTTTAATAACAACTTCTCAAGACCTCGCCCTTGAGGTAAATAAAAAAGTAGATGAGATGTTAAAAGCAAATCCAAACCAAATAGCTGCTCAGTCTATTGAAAGAAATGGTGTAATAATAATAGTTGAGGATTTAGATGATGCGGTTGAGATTGCAAATAGAATTTGTCCTGAGCATCTTGAGCTTTGCTGCAAAAATCCAGAAGATTTAATCTTTAAAATAAAGAATGCAGGTGCAATCTTTGTTGGAGAATTTTCACCGGAACCAATTGGTGACTATATCGCAGGACCAAATCATGTGCTGCCTACATCTGGTACTGCTCGATTTTTCTCGCCTCTTGGCGTTTATGATTTTGTCAAGAGAATTAGTTTGATAAAATATTCGAAAGAACAATTTTTAAAGGATGCACCATTTGCAATTGAAATTGCAGAAAAAGAAAGGTTTTTATTTCACGCAAACTCTTTGAAAGTGAGGTTAGAAGATGTTTAG
- the hisC gene encoding histidinol-phosphate transaminase, with translation MFRAKLDSFSNYSTPIFEHLVKADANENLLDYPEDLKVLINYALQEHIKSLCFYPEINSQPLKEELAKFYGLEKENFIIGNGSDQLIQLIIQAACEKDDFIFTLYPSFTMYKITAELFDVNHSFIDITQNWEIDVEKVIKKIGQNDKIKVVFIDTPNNPTGIALEYEKLKLIAESFPERLIIIDNAYGEYCDIDYLDLVLKNKNVILLKTFSKIGFAGIRCGYGIANEKIIENLHKVKPPYNVNTLTQQIAITVLENFNKLKDNIELIKSERLRMTRSLQEFYFILPSQANFISIVDEEADSIFDYLKEKKILVKKFNMGDKKLLRITLGKPKDNDIILENLISYRRGK, from the coding sequence ATGTTTAGAGCAAAATTAGATTCATTTTCTAATTACTCAACCCCAATTTTTGAGCATCTTGTAAAAGCTGATGCAAATGAAAACCTCTTGGACTATCCTGAAGATCTAAAAGTTCTTATAAATTATGCTTTGCAAGAACATATTAAAAGTTTGTGTTTTTATCCGGAGATAAATTCGCAGCCTTTAAAAGAAGAACTTGCAAAGTTCTACGGTCTTGAAAAAGAAAACTTTATAATCGGAAACGGCTCAGACCAGCTTATTCAACTCATTATCCAAGCCGCTTGTGAAAAGGATGATTTTATCTTCACACTCTATCCGTCCTTTACAATGTACAAAATTACAGCTGAGCTATTTGATGTAAACCATAGTTTTATAGATATTACACAAAATTGGGAAATCGATGTCGAAAAGGTTATTAAAAAGATAGGTCAAAATGACAAAATTAAAGTAGTTTTCATTGATACACCAAACAACCCAACAGGTATAGCATTGGAGTATGAAAAGCTCAAGCTGATTGCAGAATCCTTTCCAGAAAGATTAATTATAATTGACAATGCGTATGGTGAATACTGTGATATTGATTATCTTGATTTAGTTCTCAAAAATAAAAATGTGATACTGTTAAAGACATTTTCTAAAATAGGATTTGCAGGAATAAGATGTGGGTATGGGATTGCAAATGAGAAGATTATTGAAAATTTACATAAAGTCAAACCACCTTATAATGTAAATACCTTGACACAACAAATTGCAATAACAGTCTTAGAAAATTTTAACAAACTAAAAGATAACATTGAGCTTATAAAAAGTGAAAGGCTAAGGATGACAAGAAGCTTACAAGAATTTTACTTCATTTTGCCATCCCAAGCAAACTTTATATCAATAGTAGATGAGGAAGCTGACTCTATTTTTGACTATTTGAAGGAAAAAAAGATTCTTGTCAAAAAGTTTAATATGGGGGACAAAAAGCTTCTGAGAATTACATTGGGCAAACCTAAAGATAATGATATAATATTAGAAAACCTTATCAGTTACAGGAGAGGTAAATAA
- a CDS encoding mannose-1-phosphate guanylyltransferase, whose protein sequence is MQKFAVVMAGGGGTRFWPLSRSSSPKQFLNLSGNDILINETIDRISKIIPKKNIFIVTNINQKEMIEKVLDSEVDRDNIIYEPIGRNTAACILYAALKIKKLHEDGIMCVFPSDHYIKDNDGFAEVLNTCIEIAEKTDKLITIGINPTFPSTGYGYIKFDKDSQDKYDKKAYEVLEFVEKPSFDKAKSYIKSGNYLWNSGMFVWKLDTIIQNFNRFLPRIYNKFYSIYEYLWSEEEFKYVSEIYPSLQDISIDYGIMERADEVVVVPGDFGWNDVGSWDSLGAIFPPDEDGNIIKALHVGIDTRDCIIYGNNRLIATINVSDVIIAETEDAVLVCAKNRAQDVKKIVEMLKEKKLDKFI, encoded by the coding sequence ATGCAGAAATTTGCAGTAGTTATGGCAGGTGGTGGTGGCACAAGGTTTTGGCCTTTATCAAGGAGTTCATCACCTAAGCAGTTTTTAAACCTCTCTGGAAATGACATATTAATAAATGAGACTATTGATAGAATATCTAAGATAATTCCAAAGAAAAATATATTTATTGTGACAAATATAAACCAGAAAGAGATGATAGAAAAGGTTTTAGATAGCGAGGTTGATAGGGACAATATCATCTATGAGCCAATAGGCAGAAATACAGCTGCATGTATTTTATATGCAGCACTGAAAATTAAAAAGCTACATGAAGATGGAATTATGTGTGTATTCCCTTCTGACCACTATATAAAGGACAATGACGGATTTGCTGAGGTTTTAAATACCTGTATTGAGATTGCAGAAAAGACTGATAAACTAATAACAATTGGAATTAATCCAACATTCCCTTCAACGGGATATGGATATATCAAGTTTGATAAAGACTCGCAGGACAAGTATGACAAAAAAGCATATGAGGTTTTGGAATTTGTGGAAAAACCGTCATTTGACAAGGCAAAATCTTATATAAAAAGTGGTAACTATCTGTGGAACAGTGGTATGTTTGTGTGGAAGCTTGACACAATTATTCAGAATTTTAACAGATTTTTGCCAAGGATATACAATAAATTTTACTCTATATATGAATACCTATGGTCAGAAGAGGAATTCAAATATGTAAGTGAGATATATCCAAGTTTGCAGGATATCTCAATTGACTATGGTATAATGGAAAGAGCTGATGAGGTTGTTGTTGTACCTGGGGATTTTGGTTGGAATGATGTGGGTTCATGGGACTCCTTAGGTGCAATTTTCCCACCAGATGAGGACGGAAACATTATCAAGGCGTTGCATGTTGGTATAGATACACGCGACTGTATAATTTACGGGAATAATAGACTTATTGCTACCATCAATGTTTCAGACGTTATTATTGCAGAGACAGAGGATGCTGTTTTGGTTTGTGCAAAAAACAGAGCTCAGGATGTCAAGAAGATAGTTGAGATGCTCAAAGAAAAGAAATTGGACAAGTTCATATAA
- the hisG gene encoding ATP phosphoribosyltransferase, with translation MITIALPKGRLTEEATELFQRSSLISIDISQETRKLVLEDPRGNLRFLMVKPFDVPTYVEYGIADMGIVGKDVLLEVNKKVYELLDLKIGKCFIALAGPKGLREELLKKSEKIIATKFPNITKEYFENVLGEDVQIIKLNGSVELAPILGLSDMIVDIVESGRTLRENGLEVYEKLYDISARLIINRASLKLKSEIEGVVNCLERMILQ, from the coding sequence ATGATAACAATAGCATTGCCAAAGGGAAGATTAACCGAAGAGGCAACTGAGCTCTTTCAAAGATCTTCTCTTATTTCCATTGATATCTCTCAAGAGACAAGGAAACTTGTACTTGAGGACCCACGTGGTAATCTTCGATTTTTAATGGTAAAACCCTTTGATGTTCCCACATATGTAGAATATGGAATTGCTGACATGGGAATTGTAGGCAAAGATGTTTTACTTGAGGTAAACAAAAAGGTATATGAGCTCTTAGATCTGAAAATTGGAAAGTGCTTTATTGCATTAGCAGGTCCAAAAGGCTTGAGAGAAGAGCTTTTAAAAAAGTCAGAAAAGATAATAGCTACAAAGTTTCCTAATATAACAAAAGAATATTTTGAAAATGTCCTTGGCGAAGATGTGCAGATAATAAAGCTCAATGGTTCTGTAGAGCTTGCTCCTATTTTGGGACTTTCTGACATGATAGTGGACATTGTTGAGAGTGGGAGAACTCTCAGAGAAAATGGACTTGAGGTGTATGAAAAGCTCTATGATATAAGTGCGCGTTTGATTATAAACAGAGCAAGTCTTAAATTAAAGAGTGAAATAGAAGGAGTTGTAAATTGTTTAGAAAGGATGATATTGCAGTGA
- the hisB gene encoding imidazoleglycerol-phosphate dehydratase HisB has translation MSPRIGEVQRKTKETEIRIVLNIDGDGDYKISTGIGFFDHMLQLFSHHGKFNIQLEAKGDLYIDDHHTIEDVGIVLGQAFLKAVSDKRGIKRYSHIILPMDEALVMVAIDISGRPYLAFDVDFRLPKIGEMTSQMVVEFFRAFVSSAKVTLHIKKISGENDHHVCEAIFKAFGRVLKDACTIVDDKIPSSKGVL, from the coding sequence ATGAGCCCACGCATTGGTGAAGTTCAAAGAAAAACTAAAGAGACAGAAATCAGGATAGTTTTGAACATTGACGGTGATGGAGATTATAAAATTTCAACAGGGATAGGTTTTTTTGACCATATGCTACAGCTATTTTCCCATCATGGCAAATTTAACATTCAGCTTGAAGCAAAAGGTGATCTTTATATTGACGACCATCACACAATTGAAGATGTGGGTATAGTGTTAGGGCAGGCATTTTTAAAAGCCGTTTCGGACAAGAGAGGCATAAAAAGGTACTCTCATATAATCTTGCCAATGGATGAAGCACTTGTTATGGTTGCTATTGATATCTCTGGAAGGCCTTATTTAGCTTTTGATGTAGATTTTAGATTACCAAAAATTGGTGAGATGACATCCCAAATGGTGGTTGAATTTTTCAGAGCGTTTGTCTCTTCTGCCAAAGTAACTCTTCACATAAAGAAAATATCAGGTGAGAACGATCATCACGTTTGTGAGGCAATTTTCAAAGCGTTTGGCAGAGTTTTAAAAGATGCTTGTACAATTGTTGATGACAAAATACCATCTTCAAAGGGAGTGCTGTGA
- the hisA gene encoding 1-(5-phosphoribosyl)-5-[(5-phosphoribosylamino)methylideneamino]imidazole-4-carboxamide isomerase, producing MIVIPAIDIIDGKCVRLTQGDYNKIHEYNSDPVEQARYFEKEGARYLHVVDLDGAKKGSPVNFEVIKRIKEGTSLTIECGGGIRDKKTINDYLLAGIDYIILGSIIFKNPEFVKDAIKKFGNEKFIASLDFEDGFVKLSGWQEATRISIEEGILHIKKLGFQKLIYTDIKTDGMLKGHNFEAAKYIRSLFEGFLISSGGISSKDDVLRLKDIGVDGVIIGKALYTGHVKLNEIINLV from the coding sequence ATGATTGTAATACCTGCAATAGACATAATTGACGGTAAGTGTGTGAGACTTACCCAAGGAGATTACAATAAAATCCATGAATACAATTCAGATCCTGTTGAGCAGGCAAGGTACTTTGAAAAAGAGGGGGCGCGGTATCTTCATGTAGTTGATTTAGACGGTGCAAAGAAAGGGAGTCCAGTTAATTTTGAAGTGATAAAGAGAATAAAAGAAGGTACAAGTTTGACTATAGAATGTGGTGGAGGTATAAGAGATAAAAAGACAATAAATGATTACCTTTTGGCGGGGATTGACTATATCATTTTGGGTTCTATTATCTTTAAAAATCCTGAGTTTGTAAAAGATGCTATAAAAAAGTTTGGGAATGAAAAGTTTATAGCGTCACTTGACTTTGAAGATGGGTTTGTAAAGCTTTCTGGCTGGCAAGAAGCAACTCGAATTTCAATAGAAGAAGGAATTTTGCATATTAAAAAGCTGGGTTTTCAAAAACTTATATATACTGACATAAAAACTGACGGAATGTTAAAAGGTCACAACTTTGAAGCTGCAAAATATATTCGAAGTTTATTTGAGGGATTTTTAATCTCTTCAGGTGGGATTTCCTCTAAGGATGATGTTTTGAGATTGAAAGATATAGGAGTTGACGGTGTAATTATAGGTAAAGCTCTTTACACAGGACACGTTAAGCTAAATGAAATAATTAATTTAGTTTAA
- a CDS encoding ATP phosphoribosyltransferase regulatory subunit, with the protein MSKKFVDYYPLTSELLEEIRRKTLYLFKKFGYQLIEPSMFEEYEKSRSLNGQNSIKFMDSDGTIISLRSEFTPKVAEIGAKNGGEIYPIKYCYFGRAFQFLQQEAGDLREFYQAGVENFHTSDSYYIDLEILILAIESLLQLGVDNFTIDIGEVNFFKGIAADYGIDDASAEILCKLVDKKDYIGIENFLIKKGISEKVIDVFRNLTRLYGKKDKINDAYKFAKNEISKSAIERLKEIFDKLSNLGYEKYISIDFGMVKHLNYYTGIIFSGYLPKLGYPVLNGGRYDNLCETFGKKLYAIGFALGVDRILNCLMRGGKAKVKLYKAALFYKEGFFEIAIEKLLRLEKEVYFCSNPIDIQQAFNISKELKIGEFYYIDEEGIKRYDVEDQK; encoded by the coding sequence ATGAGTAAAAAATTTGTGGATTACTATCCTTTGACAAGTGAGCTGTTAGAAGAAATACGAAGAAAGACATTGTATTTATTTAAAAAATTTGGCTATCAACTAATAGAACCGTCTATGTTTGAAGAATATGAAAAATCAAGAAGTTTAAATGGGCAAAATTCAATAAAATTTATGGACAGTGATGGAACAATTATATCTCTAAGAAGTGAATTTACACCAAAAGTAGCAGAGATTGGAGCTAAAAATGGAGGGGAAATTTATCCCATTAAATACTGCTACTTTGGAAGAGCCTTTCAGTTTCTGCAACAGGAGGCTGGGGACCTAAGAGAGTTTTACCAAGCTGGGGTTGAAAACTTTCATACATCGGACAGTTATTACATAGATTTAGAAATTTTGATTTTGGCAATTGAAAGTCTTTTGCAGCTGGGAGTTGACAATTTCACAATTGATATTGGAGAGGTCAACTTTTTTAAAGGAATAGCAGCGGACTACGGAATAGACGATGCTTCAGCAGAAATTTTGTGTAAGTTGGTAGATAAAAAGGATTATATTGGAATCGAGAATTTCTTGATAAAGAAAGGAATTTCAGAGAAGGTAATAGATGTTTTTAGAAACCTTACTCGATTGTATGGTAAAAAAGATAAGATAAACGATGCTTATAAGTTTGCTAAGAATGAAATCTCAAAATCTGCAATAGAGAGGTTAAAGGAAATATTTGATAAACTAAGTAACCTGGGGTATGAAAAATACATTTCAATTGACTTTGGAATGGTAAAGCATTTAAACTATTACACAGGAATAATATTTTCTGGCTATCTTCCTAAATTAGGGTATCCAGTTTTGAATGGAGGAAGGTATGACAACTTATGTGAAACATTTGGTAAGAAATTGTATGCTATTGGGTTTGCACTGGGAGTGGACAGAATTTTAAACTGCCTGATGAGAGGCGGTAAGGCGAAAGTTAAACTTTACAAAGCTGCTTTATTTTATAAAGAAGGATTTTTTGAGATTGCAATTGAAAAACTTTTGAGGCTTGAAAAAGAGGTTTATTTTTGTAGCAATCCAATTGATATTCAACAAGCTTTCAATATAAGCAAAGAACTCAAAATAGGTGAATTTTACTATATTGATGAAGAGGGAATAAAAAGATATGATGTGGAGGATCAGAAATGA
- the hisH gene encoding imidazole glycerol phosphate synthase subunit HisH, translated as MKRICIVDYGMGNLRSVQKAFEYLGFNPIVTSNKDEVEMCEAIVLPGVGAFDVAYENLEKLDLVDVLKRKLNDAIFLGICLGYQLLYEFSEEGNCEGLKVLEGKVKKFPKKDTIKIPHMGWNKIKVKNSSKLLKGLDGQYVYFVHSYYVDNKDKEIVSSTCEHGIEFDSSIEKGNIFATQFHPEKSGEVGLEILRNFGGLI; from the coding sequence TTGAAAAGGATTTGTATTGTAGACTATGGAATGGGTAACTTGAGAAGTGTACAAAAGGCTTTTGAGTACTTGGGGTTTAATCCTATTGTCACTTCAAACAAAGATGAAGTAGAAATGTGTGAAGCAATCGTATTGCCTGGAGTAGGTGCGTTTGACGTAGCTTATGAGAACCTTGAAAAGCTTGACTTGGTTGATGTTCTGAAAAGAAAGCTAAATGACGCTATTTTCCTTGGGATATGCTTGGGGTATCAACTTCTTTATGAATTCAGTGAAGAAGGAAATTGTGAAGGACTAAAGGTTTTAGAAGGCAAAGTAAAAAAGTTTCCTAAAAAGGACACTATTAAGATTCCTCATATGGGGTGGAATAAGATAAAGGTAAAAAATAGCTCAAAACTTTTAAAAGGGTTAGATGGACAGTATGTTTACTTTGTTCACTCATACTATGTTGACAACAAGGACAAAGAGATAGTCTCATCTACATGTGAACATGGAATAGAGTTTGACTCTTCTATTGAAAAAGGAAATATCTTTGCGACACAATTTCATCCAGAAAAAAGTGGTGAGGTTGGGCTTGAAATCTTAAGAAATTTTGGGGGATTGATATGA
- the phoU gene encoding phosphate signaling complex protein PhoU, which yields MTRPTFENELKELHLDILKMGAMAEEAIDKAIHALKTKDIDLAQKIIENDDKIDTLTEEIEKKCAIVIATQQPLASDLRLIITAMRIATDIERIADHAEDISQITIKLAKESYIKPLIDIPKMADITRSMLKDALDSYVNSDIDLAKSVVKRDDVVDQMYQSLIDELEQIMKENSDAISQCIQFLLVIKYLERIADHSTNIAEWVVYKITGMHKHDWETK from the coding sequence ATGACAAGACCAACATTTGAAAATGAACTAAAAGAGTTACACTTAGATATCCTGAAGATGGGGGCAATGGCTGAGGAGGCAATTGACAAAGCAATACATGCCTTAAAGACTAAAGATATTGATCTTGCGCAAAAGATTATTGAAAATGATGACAAGATTGATACTCTTACTGAAGAGATAGAGAAAAAGTGTGCTATCGTAATTGCAACTCAGCAGCCTCTTGCAAGCGACCTGAGGCTTATAATCACTGCTATGAGGATTGCCACAGACATTGAGAGAATTGCGGACCATGCAGAAGATATTTCCCAAATAACAATTAAATTAGCAAAAGAATCGTATATAAAGCCTCTTATTGATATTCCAAAGATGGCAGATATTACTCGTTCTATGTTAAAAGATGCGCTTGATTCTTACGTAAATTCTGATATAGATCTTGCAAAATCTGTTGTGAAAAGAGATGACGTAGTAGACCAGATGTATCAAAGTTTAATAGATGAATTAGAACAGATAATGAAAGAAAATTCAGATGCTATTTCACAGTGTATACAATTTTTACTTGTTATAAAATATTTAGAGAGGATAGCAGACCACTCAACCAATATAGCTGAATGGGTGGTTTATAAAATAACAGGAATGCACAAGCACGATTGGGAGACAAAGTAG
- the hisIE gene encoding bifunctional phosphoribosyl-AMP cyclohydrolase/phosphoribosyl-ATP diphosphatase HisIE — MLDLSALKFDKNGLIPVVVQDFNTNEILMLAYMNKESINLTIETGYMHYFSRSRNKIWKKGETSGNFQKVKALYLDCDGDAILAIVEQTGVACHTGSKTCFFTNIFGEDKKSKVDILFKLIETINDRKKNKVEGSYTCYLFEKGLDKILKKVGEEATEVVIAAKNGSKEEVIYEVSDLIYHLSVLLSYFDMDWSDIFKSLEQRRK; from the coding sequence ATGTTGGATTTATCAGCACTCAAATTTGACAAGAACGGACTTATTCCTGTAGTTGTCCAAGATTTCAATACAAACGAAATCTTGATGTTGGCTTACATGAATAAAGAGAGTATAAACCTTACAATTGAGACAGGATATATGCACTATTTTAGCAGAAGTAGAAATAAAATATGGAAAAAAGGCGAGACATCTGGAAATTTTCAGAAAGTAAAGGCGTTGTATCTTGATTGTGATGGCGATGCTATATTAGCAATTGTTGAGCAAACAGGTGTGGCATGTCATACTGGAAGTAAGACTTGCTTTTTTACAAACATTTTTGGAGAAGACAAGAAGAGTAAGGTTGATATTCTTTTTAAACTGATTGAGACAATAAATGACAGAAAGAAAAACAAGGTTGAAGGTTCATACACCTGTTACTTGTTTGAAAAAGGCCTTGACAAAATTCTCAAAAAAGTTGGCGAAGAGGCCACAGAGGTAGTAATAGCTGCTAAGAATGGCTCGAAGGAAGAAGTTATATATGAAGTCTCAGACCTCATTTATCATTTGAGCGTGCTACTTTCATATTTTGATATGGACTGGAGTGATATATTCAAAAGTTTAGAACAGAGAAGGAAATAG
- a CDS encoding QueT transporter family protein encodes MKKINLLVIARAALIAALYFVLTSFLPAISYGPIQVRISEALTLLPALMPVSATIGLFVGCFLANLYGMVMSITGIYDVIFGSLATLLAAIITTKIKKRAFLPLPTIIVNAIVVSSYIWYYFINSLKIEWLKNLNPILRYLFTILSIGTGEAIATYILGLPLFIAVEKQLRGKKLL; translated from the coding sequence ATGAAAAAAATTAACCTTCTGGTTATTGCAAGGGCAGCATTGATTGCTGCACTTTATTTTGTTTTGACCTCATTTTTACCTGCGATATCTTACGGACCCATACAAGTAAGAATTTCTGAGGCTTTGACTCTTCTTCCTGCTCTGATGCCAGTATCCGCAACTATTGGACTTTTTGTAGGCTGCTTTTTAGCAAATCTTTATGGAATGGTAATGAGCATAACTGGAATATATGATGTTATATTTGGGTCTCTGGCCACTTTGCTTGCTGCTATAATAACAACTAAAATTAAGAAAAGAGCATTTTTACCCTTACCGACAATAATTGTGAATGCCATAGTGGTTTCGAGTTATATTTGGTACTATTTTATAAACAGCTTGAAAATAGAGTGGTTAAAAAACTTGAACCCTATTTTGAGATATCTATTTACTATACTTTCCATCGGAACCGGTGAGGCAATTGCAACGTATATTTTAGGACTACCCTTGTTCATAGCTGTTGAAAAACAGCTTAGAGGTAAAAAACTACTCTAA